In Oncorhynchus clarkii lewisi isolate Uvic-CL-2024 chromosome 2, UVic_Ocla_1.0, whole genome shotgun sequence, one DNA window encodes the following:
- the LOC139381391 gene encoding calcitonin-1-like isoform X1: MVMLKISAFLVAYALVICQMYSSQAAPSRPGIESMTDRVTLTDYEARRLLNAIVKEFVQMTAEELEQQENEGNEGNSMERPITKRCSNLSTCVLGKLSQDLHKLQTFPRTDVGAGTPGKKRSAPESERYASYGKTFDSI; encoded by the exons ATGGTTATGTTGAAGATTTCTGCTTTCCTTGTTGCTTATGCCCTGGTCATTTGCCAGATGTACAGCTCACAAGCAGCCCCCTccag ACCGGGCATAGAGTCCATGACAGACCGAGTCACCCTTACGGACTACGAGGCAAGAAGGTTACTCAACGCCATAGTCAAGGAGTTTGTGCAGATGACAGCCGAAGAGCTGGAGCAGCAAGAGAATGAAGGCAACGAAGGCAATAG CATGGAAAGGCCCATTACCAAGCGCTGCTCTAACCTCAGCACCTGCGTGCTGGGCAAACTGTCCCAGGACCTGCACAAATTACAAACGTTTCCCCGCACGGACGTGGGCGCGGGCACGCCTGGCAAGAAACGCAGCGCGCCCGAGAGCGAACGCTATGCAAGCTACGGGAAGACATTTGACAGCATCTAA
- the LOC139381391 gene encoding calcitonin gene-related peptide 1-like isoform X3, with product MVMLKISAFLVAYALVICQMYSSQAAPSRPGIESMTDRVTLTDYEARRLLNAIVKEFVQMTAEELEQQENEGNEGNSVTAQKRACNTATCVTHRLADFLSRSGGMGNSNFVPTNVGSKAFGRRRRNTQM from the exons ATGGTTATGTTGAAGATTTCTGCTTTCCTTGTTGCTTATGCCCTGGTCATTTGCCAGATGTACAGCTCACAAGCAGCCCCCTccag ACCGGGCATAGAGTCCATGACAGACCGAGTCACCCTTACGGACTACGAGGCAAGAAGGTTACTCAACGCCATAGTCAAGGAGTTTGTGCAGATGACAGCCGAAGAGCTGGAGCAGCAAGAGAATGAAGGCAACGAAGGCAATAG CGTTACAGCACAGAAGCGAGCCTGCAACACGGCCACCTGCGTGACTCATCGCTTGGCAGACTTCCTGAGCCGGTCGGGGGGCATGGGCAACAGTAACTTTGTCCCCACAAATGTGGGCTCCAAGGCTTTCGGCCGGCGGAGGAGAAACACCCAGATGTGA
- the LOC139381391 gene encoding calcitonin gene-related peptide 1-like isoform X2, which translates to MVMLKISAFLVAYALVICQMYSSQAAPSRPGIESMTDRVTLTDYEARRLLNAIVKEFVQMTAEELEQQENEGNEGNSSVTAQKRACNTATCVTHRLADFLSRSGGMGNSNFVPTNVGSKAFGRRRRNTQM; encoded by the exons ATGGTTATGTTGAAGATTTCTGCTTTCCTTGTTGCTTATGCCCTGGTCATTTGCCAGATGTACAGCTCACAAGCAGCCCCCTccag ACCGGGCATAGAGTCCATGACAGACCGAGTCACCCTTACGGACTACGAGGCAAGAAGGTTACTCAACGCCATAGTCAAGGAGTTTGTGCAGATGACAGCCGAAGAGCTGGAGCAGCAAGAGAATGAAGGCAACGAAGGCAATAG CAGCGTTACAGCACAGAAGCGAGCCTGCAACACGGCCACCTGCGTGACTCATCGCTTGGCAGACTTCCTGAGCCGGTCGGGGGGCATGGGCAACAGTAACTTTGTCCCCACAAATGTGGGCTCCAAGGCTTTCGGCCGGCGGAGGAGAAACACCCAGATGTGA